In Miscanthus floridulus cultivar M001 chromosome 5, ASM1932011v1, whole genome shotgun sequence, one genomic interval encodes:
- the LOC136450116 gene encoding uncharacterized protein — protein sequence MKLPQVLPRTRHEMSRTSKSASRCPVNDEQSSHREQELDDQLTQEQFDNELEKGLEVMLTQEDLVDDEDPVGGAQGREGGEDAQGEEGDDDDDTSSGGYVSPEDPFPQEPRRRPTEDELDKDFDPNDEVVPTQPLKRQHRPLARLGGQYVAGQRRSEEGATDTHNEASTPQPQDTTMTETAQPKRK from the exons ATGAAGCTGCCGCAAGTGCTGCCAAG AACAAGGCACGAAATGTCGCGAACATCAAAGAGTGCATCCCGATGCCCCGTGAATGATGAGCAGTCATCCCATAGAGAGCAAGAACTagatgaccagcttactcaggagcagttcgataacgagttagaaaagggtctagaagtgatgcttactcaggaggaccttgtcgatgatgaggatccagtggggggagcccagggaagagaaggcggagaggatgcccaaggcgaagaaggggatgatgatgatgacacctcatcagggggatatgtaagtcctgaggatcctttcccacaagaacccagacggaggccaacggaggacgagttggacaaggattttgatccgaacgacgag GTCGTCCCTACTCAACCTCTGAAAAGACAACATCGGCCTCTGGCTCGTCTTGGTGGACAATACGTAGCGGGGCAaaggagatcagaggaaggagccaCAGATACTCACAATGAGGCCTCCACTCCACAACCTCAGGACACAACCATGACTGAGACTGCCCAGCCAAAGAGGAAATGA